The Saccharomycodes ludwigii strain NBRC 1722 chromosome II, whole genome shotgun sequence genome window below encodes:
- the CAR1 gene encoding arginase (similar to Saccharomyces cerevisiae YPL111W | CAR1 | Catabolism of ARginine): MSLEAKPYYKHFPKKHNDKRSAGIITAPFSGGQAKSGVENGPKYLLKHGLQQQLDDLGWETSIEEPLKNTDFEERKLASTKASSNGKVKRADLVGEATKLVYESCKKVSNDENKFQITLGGDHSIAIGSIHAVLEKYPDAGILWIDAHADINTPSTTDSGNLHGCPVSFLLGLDRENCPEELKWVKPGILKPNKIAYIGLRDVDDGERKILRDLNISCFSMHHVDRFGINKVVEMALDKVTGGEKDCPVMVSYDVDGIDPLFVPATGTPVRGGLTLREGLFICERVAESGNLVALDVVECNPELASHDLHVVDTISAGCAIVRCTLGETLL, from the coding sequence ATGTCTTTAGAAGCTAAACCATATTACAAGCATTTCCCCAAAAAGCATAATGATAAGAGATCAGCTGGTATCATCACGGCTCCATTCAGTGGCGGCCAAGCTAAATCAGGTGTTGAAAACGGtccaaaatatttactaAAGCACGGTCTACAACAGCAGTTGGACGATTTGGGTTGGGAAACATCGATTGAAGAACCATTGAAAAACACAGATTTTGAAGAAAGAAAACTCGCCTCTACCAAGGCTTCAAGTAATGGTAAAGTTAAAAGAGCTGATTTAGTTGGTGAAGCTACCAAATTGGTTTATGAATCGTGTAAAAAAGTATCCAACGATGAAAACAAGTTCCAAATCACATTGGGAGGTGATCATTCTATTGCTATTGGTTCTATTCATGCtgttttagaaaaatatcCTGATGCTGGTATATTGTGGATTGATGCCCATGCTGACATAAACACTCCATCAACCACCGACTCTGGTAACCTGCATGGTTGTCCAGTCTCGTTTTTATTGGGTTTGGATCGTGAAAATTGTCCTGAAGAACTAAAATGGGTTAAACCAGGCATTTTGAAGCCAAACAAAATTGCTTATATAGGTTTAAGAGATGTCGATGATGGTGAGCGTAAAATATTGCGTGATTTAAACATTTCCTGTTTCAGTATGCACCACGTAGATAGATTTGGTATCAATAAGGTTGTCGAGATGGCTCTTGATAAGGTCACAGGTGGCGAAAAAGATTGCCCTGTCATGGTTAGTTATGACGTTGATGGTATTGATCCATTATTTGTTCCAGCTACTGGCACACCAGTAAGAGGCGGATTAACTTTAAGAGAGGGACTGTTTATTTGTGAAAGAGTTGCTGAAAGCGGTAACCTAGTTGCCTTGGACGTTGTTGAATGTAACCCAGAACTAGCTAGTCATGATTTGCATGTAGTTGATACCATTAGCGCAGGTTGCGCCATAGTCAGATGTACACTTGGTGAGACTTTGTTATGA
- the TOA1 gene encoding transcription initiation factor IIA large subunit (similar to Saccharomyces cerevisiae YOR194C | TOA1 | TFIIA large subunit), with protein MSNKEALKVYDLIIENVINEVRQDFENNGVDEDTLLDLKKIWQEQLTKSKVSENFPWDSENSATTTVDNQNKDGDEPIQIEIEVNGNNNVPNSIDTTTKEQMKKEEENEVNTNNGDENEINSKKSDNDAEGGEEEAKAKDNEQRESELERLKRLKQKEKEAKKTALLETDEVNSDLDDSDDDYLNSDDEANPNGGYNDNGDGPSSNGNIILCLYDKVGRVRNKWKCTLRDGLASIDGKDYAFQKANGECEW; from the coding sequence ATGTCTAATAAAGAAGCTTTAAAAGTATATGATTTAATTATAGAGAATGTGATTAACGAAGTACGCCaggattttgaaaataatggaGTTGATGAAGACACACTATtggatttgaaaaaaatatggcaAGAGCAGTTAACTAAAAGTAAAGTCTCTGAAAATTTCCCATGGGATTCCGAGAATAGTGCTACCACTACTGTagataatcaaaataaagatgGAGACGAACCCATACAGATTGAAATAGAGGTTAACggtaataacaatgttCCCAATTCTATAGATACTACTACGAAAGaacaaatgaaaaaggAGGAGGAAAATGAAgtaaatacaaataatggggatgaaaatgaaataaactCAAAGAAGAGTGATAATGATGCAGAAGGAGGAGAGGAGGAAGCAAAAGCAAAAGATAATGAACAAAGGGAGAGCGAATTAGAAAGgttaaaaagattaaaacaaaaagaaaaagaggcTAAAAAAACTGCGTTATTAGAAACAGATGAGGTTAATTCAGATTTAGATGatagtgatgatgattatttaaatagtGATGATGAAGCTAATCCAAATGGTGGTTACAATGATAACGGGGATGGTCCTTCCAGTAATGggaatattatattatgtTTATACGATAAAGTCGGTAGGGTTAGAAACAAATGGAAATGTACACTAAGGGACGGGTTAGCTTCAATCGATGGTAAAGATTATGCTTTTCAAAAAGCTAATGGGGAATGTGAGTGGTga
- the PEX25 gene encoding Pex25p (similar to Saccharomyces cerevisiae YPL112C | PEX25 | PEroXisome related (paralog of YOR193W | PEX27)), whose amino-acid sequence MSNLSYYDIHYNSEKNNIIDPCDDVNPTLNDDSDFSIINNANKTVIVIRKLDILQKIFKSLAGKDKIAKILKYLIDILRFILIKTKRSCNINVNNTPNTDIGNNTFFLYVAKFPIINKFISKNRHLLNLPNSSKLITNLQWMANNLGTFRQILRFGSSPFTLFKIINKFGFNGSCKKPIKLYELKQEDLADFIDLYYSIMDELLLLNKLRLWDNKKNPAFYKFVSKNEAISWYYDIILSLFNNLDKYSMLKERKLELQIKIDVKLKTINNLILPSPIKQQILNEISSSTSGKCSDLTSELDEINYQLKLCKCDLIRLSFDFMADTTDVFDWKVPMGTYAILSLCSGVSGFIKLWLSNKHDLESGL is encoded by the coding sequence ATGAGCAATTTATCCTATTACGATATACACTATAACAGCgagaaaaacaatataatagATCCATGTGACGATGTAAATCCAACATTAAATGACGATAGTgatttttctattattaataatgctaACAAAACAGTAATTGTAATACGTAAATTGGATATTTTACAGAAAATCTTCAAAAGTTTAGCCggtaaagataaaattgcTAAAATActtaaatatttgataGATATTTTACgttttatattaattaagACTAAAAGAAGTTGTAACATAAACGTGAACAATACTCCTAATACAGACATCGgtaataatactttttttctatatgTAGCAAAATTCCCAATAATTAATAagtttatttcaaaaaaccgtcatcttttaaatttgccCAATAGTTCTAAGTTAATTACAAATTTACAATGGATGGCTAATAATTTAGGTACATTTAGACAAATTTTAAGATTTGGTAGTTCACCCTTcactttatttaaaataatcaacAAATTTGGGTTCAATGGTTCTTGTAAGAAACCAATCAAATTATATGAATTAAAACAGGAAGATTTAGCagattttattgatttatacTACTCAATAATGgatgaattattattattgaataaGTTAAGACTATGggataacaaaaaaaaccctgcattttataaatttgtaTCGAAAAATGAAGCTATAAGTTGGTATTATGACATTATATTGAGTTTATTTAACAATCTAGATAAATATAGCATGTTGAAAGAACGTAAATTGGAACTTCAAATTAAAATCGACgttaaattgaaaacaataaataatttaatattaccaTCCCCAATTAAACAGCAAATATTGAATGAAATAAGCAGTAGTACTAGCGGTAAGTGTTCTGACCTAACATCCGAATTAGATGAGATAAACTATCAATTAAAACTATGCAAGTGCGATTTAATTAGGCTATCATTTGATTTTATGGCTGATACCACCGATGTTTTTGATTGGAAAGTTCCGATGGGTACTTATGCCATTTTAAGTTTATGTAGTGGTGTTAGTGGATTTATCAAATTATGGTTATCAAATAAACATGATTTAGAAAGCGGTTTGTAA
- the SLK19 gene encoding Slk19p (similar to Saccharomyces cerevisiae YOR195W | SLK19 | Synthetic Lethal Kar3p), which translates to MSNNNPHLGLSPKKKTVQSLQQHIHTNNRKSDSIIVKINQESNTRNTIYEDVEEYEEGSSTDITYASSVPIVIKNNTGRLRFFKTLQKSQQPLILDPLLESARNDSKNKVIIKSNMKNDDNITTDDSIPLNVLPILKRNQQIKSAVGSNSVENSIADLRNNNSFGDIKIGGTSTINRMTNRLSYNIEENIVIEDSDDDVSIDFVRRGIENNENATHSNDNKDTVTVSNVKYQATNNNSEVISGKSNMVTTIATETTEHTNKIQKNDNDTSSSSIVESPIHNLNLNLNVSPLPDRDNDNDDSSSTVPGTVKKENTDHETSNNNISMTNPNTNSIQRVRRSLTSSSILRKRRRASSQSNHNNNNNSNNQSNINDSPIKNFKNNNSLSMDYSENQSPGIVHTHKKLHSIPRLSPGLNINTRNDNNYDTNDNNSSNNISTNSNSNNNKILNNSPSDTSSILATGVRRAQTSSIAKNDNKNINNSPSSVNSSSPSSPSPRIKMLSPLRRRRHSLYNTNSRSISATNSNISPAKYTTELNNLQKSFIKELNNYEILFDEKNTDISKLLEKLHKNQTKIKGLNQCLDEVRFKYSTLSSEYKIICMTSNSNENLITTLKLEKLNKLKEVETLKVSMADKDMKIADKQKIITDLENKVAELNENAANLENDLNNEIEKVKTENINKIEDLISDNDKLNSEVSTLKTLQNEQVDKITELNNLIEKLESTNEKLEIEKKELQDKINFVKEEKEKTVTENGKNLKEKEESLNKLQADLKNLQDLYNILQDKCKNSETENLKLQDIIHNNDDNTTNNANDNSSEVVKLKEEISKLESSHLKELEDYLLQTENFQKDIKLKNEENERLKLENEKLLQQQTINSANAISKDDEEINKLKEQVENYKLEVNKLQEDSGKKLELLAEDLYIQYSSKHEQKVKLLKKNYQIRYQEQINKLELSNTALREEIELLKQQLNNERNEKQQLVKLWESEEKRGINK; encoded by the coding sequence atGAGTAACAATAATCCTCATTTGGGATTGTcaccaaagaaaaaaactgtACAATCACTACAACAACACATTCatactaataatagaaaatcAGATAGCATCATTGTTAAGATTAACCAAGAAAGCAATACACGCAACACAATTTATGAAGATGTAGAAGAATATGAAGAAGGTAGTTCTACAGATATCACCTATGCCTCATCTGTTCCTATTgtaatcaaaaataacacaGGTAGATtaagattttttaaaacattacAAAAATCACAACAACCATTAATCTTAGATCCATTGCTTGAAAGCGCTCGAAATGACAGTAAAAATAAGGTTATAATTAAGAGTAACATgaaaaatgatgataatattacaaCTGATGATAGTATTCCATTAAACGTTTTACCTATATTAAAGAGGAATCAACAAATTAAATCTGCTGTAGGCAGTAATAGCGTTGAAAATAGTATTGCAGATCTtagaaacaataatagCTTTGGTGACATAAAAATAGGTGGGACATCTACTATTAATAGGATGACTAACAGATTGAGTTACaatattgaagaaaatatagTAATAGAAGatagtgatgatgatgttTCGATAGATTTTGTTAGGAGAGGAATTGAAAACAACGAAAATGCAACTCATagcaatgataataaagataCTGTAACAGTATCTAATGTAAAATACCAagctactaataataatagtgaaGTTATATCGGGTAAAAGCAATATGGTCACAACAATTGCAACAGAAACTACTGAACATACTAACAAGATACAGAAAAATGACAATGACACTTCTAGTAGTAGCATTGTTGAATCACCTATacataatttaaatttaaatttaaacgTGTCACCATTACCAGATAGAGACAATGATAATGACGATAGTAGTAGCACTGTTCCTGGGACAGTAAAAAAGGAGAATACTGATCATGAAactagcaataataatattagcaTGACTAACCCAAATACTAATTCGATTCAAAGGGTGAGAAGATCTTTAACTTCAAGTAGtattttaagaaaaagaagacgTGCTAGTTCACAATctaatcataataacaataataatagtaataaccAAAGTAATATCAATGATTCTCCAATTAAGAATtttaagaataataatagcttATCAATGGACTATTCTGAAAACCAGTCCCCTGGTATTGTGCATACACATAAGAAATTACATTCTATTCCTAGGTTATCACCGGGtcttaatattaatactcGGAATGACAATAACTATGAtactaatgataataatagtagtaataatattagtacCAACAGTaacagcaacaataataaaatattaaataactCACCATCGGATACTTCGTCTATTCTAGCAACTGGTGTTCGCCGTGCACAAACTAGCAGTATTGccaaaaatgataataaaaacatcaaCAATAGTCCCAGTAGCGTAAATAGCAGTTCCCCGTCATCTCCATCACCGCGCATTAAAATGTTAAGTCCAttaagaagaagaaggcATTCTCTGtataatactaatagtaGGAGTATTAGCGCTACAAACAGTAATATATCCCCAGCAAAATACACCACAgagttaaataatttacaaaaaagttttatcaaagagttaaataattatgaaattttatttgacGAAAAAAATACAGATATTTCTAAATTACTGGAAAAGCTTCATAAAAATCAAACCAAGATTAAAGGATTGAATCAATGTTTAGATGAGGTGAGATTTAAGTATAGTACTTTATCCAGTGAATACAAGATAATTTGTATGACTAGTAACTCCaatgaaaatttaataactACTTTAAAACTAGAAAAACTAAACAAGCTGAAGGAAGTGGAAACTTTGAAGGTAAGTATGGCTGATAAAGATATGAAGATTGCTGATAAGCAGAAAATTATTACTGACttggaaaataaagttGCAGAGTTGAATGAAAATGCTGCCAACTTGGaaaatgatttaaataatgaaataGAGAAAGTCAAaactgaaaatattaacaaaatcGAGGATTTAATTAGTGACAATGACAAATTGAATTCTGAAGTTAGTACTTTAAAAACGTTGCAAAATGAGCAAGTAGATAAAATCACtgaattgaataatttgATTGAAAAGTTAGAATCAACAAACGAAAAACTTGAGATAGAAAAGAAGGAGTTgcaagataaaataaattttgtgaaagaagagaaagaaaaaactgTAACAGAAAATGGAAAGAAtcttaaagaaaaagaagaaagtttaaataaattgcaAGCAGATTTAAAGAATTTACAAGATTTGTACAACATTTTGCAAGATAAATGCAAAAACTCAGAAACTGAGAATTTAAAGTTGCAAGAtattattcataataacgatgataatactactaataatgcCAATGACAACAGTTCAGAGGTTGTCAAGCTAAAGGAAGAAATAAGCAAATTAGAATCATCtcatttaaaagaattagaagattatttattacaaacagaaaattttcaaaaggatattaaattgaaaaatgaagaaaatgagAGACTAAAGTTAGAAAATGAGAAACTATTGCAACAACAAACCATTAATAGTGCAAATGCCATTAGTAAAGACGATGAggagataaataaattgaaagaACAAGtggaaaattataaattggAAGTTAATAAACTTCAAGAAGATAGTGGTAAGAAGCTAGAGTTATTAGCTGAAGATTTATACATTCAATACTCATCAAAACATGaacaaaaagttaaattattaaagaaaaattatcaaataaGGTACCAAgaacaaattaataaattggaaTTAAGTAACACTGCCTTACGAGAAGAAATTGAATTACTAAAGCAACAATTGAACAATGAAAGGAATGAAAAACAGCAATTGGTTAAATTATGGGAAAGTGAGGAGAAAAGaggaataaataaatga
- the BEM3 gene encoding GTPase-activating protein BEM3 (similar to Saccharomyces cerevisiae YPL115C | BEM3 | Bud EMergence): MCSNSNVDNNDNVIGAETATTSQTLELLNQYDKDIEQKNKLLGLVNVTDNENNNTTKNLKKLSYEELVHENFNLKLLLREHTMEIDSLKKTIELLTKSKGSSNDNTLLSQLQKQQTLTMTPPPRSTNRNKNNLSLSINSNKSKNKPAQTPESISSDNESFTATPLDKVTLEYHNNNNIKAHTNTQTLITNNTSSFQGKPATSAAYTSSRITIQSPLTVENEKSDNVTNYNPKNNTLHNPLEQAHTSRITTDTSSTKPTTLALENNENNSSIHNRHLLSPSSPNKSNRFAFVVDEHLRSPLKYSDNNNSDDSDFGEKITGIDNSAHHDDCAYYTEAQSPSKEGVSAYDLSLKPFRQIISSNNNTNQKNDIKQKAEHEDKKSKNPGISLIIASENQSLHEQSLEERLEDSSVNTNNLEPFPGHDYTETFNKTTNGFLSIAYNDKNTSILNRQKHSLSATALIQPNNVFNGIDDIQNMEPNDHNTTSNALGSPVLINKPSVQSLDRLDHDTHRYNQNTDPDTHKYAIPNNVISAKSIANQLLTAGNKLSSSYPVKTPQSVKTPQSVETFSTDDKSLKQQRQIDNGDTSASVISKQGSIKSNIPLFVKPSEFHTVKLIIISTIYRATHSGAGTLTSSTTNTSSNDDYCSILFSVVDNESNKEIFRFYKSIDQIYELSDKWFKPYMDILSLPPLPEKQLFKINLVVPKKVCERKEKLTDYFLSLLAIPSLPRIPGLKLAEFMSTDTVTDVLGMTADSSLKEGWLLFRKNKTLSSSGNWKIRYGVMNDDGQILKLYDYNNLSEQIKLSHSHIEIQPNFPDEKYGTVNGFVINEPKKSGLTSNNRYYFSTETRKERENWITVLSKYTELPKVLDPGPSILPTPMASLAVSSNNIRKDDSTSSINNNRTTPTTMRSNNTNSSAITSNPVAAGVNGLKNRFRSGSLSALAKRREIAYEETSIVSTSSGVHNNSGTVTNTTFSSVSTDDSKTSETIIPKIISSSYPDLSDSQITASSANTSNSNSITTTPINAANSSSVSTTTTSVNSPSDRDVKRNRIRSFFPFKKVITPEPQQLHQQLTGNPSIGTSSIHTNDNVENTDNGANLYVIPTSPQPSNISVDSSSLMNGIITPVTKLDSNMSTTTTTTATTNNNNNNTNSNHSHGSTTTINGSLTVNNIISTSTTPLKKRENIVPKSELTSPSHSPLHNKHGLPYHNSNDNNSGSASSNINQVLKSMNLDSSSNSSLTSNTLNTAKSNIFGTDLSLTLKQSSHTYQKEYVIPSVVYRCLEYLYKHNALEAEGIFRISGSSLSIKQLEEIFDRQHDMNLCEQGEISENNVHVDINVVTGLLKLFFRKLPHYIFGDENFEYFKTVIDKHGMDNAKDVAIKYRDIVRERVLKENFDLMNVLFELLVNICQHSKINKMNLRNLCIVFSPTLNIPVNMLQPFIVDYSCIFQNKEPIENSEREKLELNIPQFPL; this comes from the coding sequence aTGTGCAGCAATAGTAATGTCGATAACAACGATAATGTAATAGGAGCGGAAACTGCCACTACTTCACAAACTTTAGAACTATTAAACCAGTACGATAAAGATATAGAACAAAAGAATAAACTATTAGGACTAGTCAATGTTActgataatgaaaataacaataccactaaaaatttaaaaaaattatcctATGAAGAACTGGTACAtgaaaatttcaatttgaaattattactTAGGGAACATACTATGGAAATTGATAGTTTAAAGAAAACCATCGAACTATTAACAAAGTCAAAAGGTAGTTCCAATGATAACACCTTGCTCAGTCAATTACAAAAGCAACAAACATTAACTATGACTCCTCCTCCAAGGTCTActaatagaaataaaaataatttgtcTTTGAGtataaatagtaataaaagtaaaaataaacccGCACAAACACCAGAGTCTATCTCCAGCGACAATGAATCATTTACAGCTACACCATTGGACAAAGTTACTCTCGaatatcataataataacaatataaaaGCGCATACGAACACCCAaacattaataacaaataatactTCATCTTTTCAGGGGAAACCAGCTACTTCTGCCGCTTACACTAGTTCTAGAATTACAATTCAATCACCACTTACtgttgaaaatgaaaaatctGATAATGTTACCAATTATAAtcctaaaaataatacattaCATAACCCATTAGAACAAGCCCATACATCCAGGATAACTACGGACACCTCTTCAACCAAACCAACAACGTTAGCattggaaaataatgaaaataattctaGCATACATAACCGTCACTTACTATCACCTTCTTCTCCTAATAAAAGCAATAGGTTTGCCTTTGTAGTTGACGAGCATCTACGTTCTCCCTTAAAATAtagtgataataacaacagtgACGACAGCGATTTCGGAGAGAAAATTACTGGTATTGATAATAGTGCTCACCACGATGATTGTGCTTACTATACCGAAGCACAGTCGCCTTCTAAAGAAGGCGTATCAGCTTATGATTTATCGTTAAAACCTTTTAGACAAATAATAAgtagcaacaacaatacgAACCAgaaaaatgatataaaacaaaaggcTGAACATGAGgataaaaaatctaaaaatcCAGGCATATCTTTAATAATAGCTTCGGAAAACCAGAGTTTACATGAACAAAGTTTGGAAGAACGATTAGAAGATAGTAGTGTTAATACTAACAATTTGGAGCCATTTCCTGGCCACGATTATACTGAAACATTCAACAAAACCACCAATGGGTTTCTTTCAATTGcttataatgataaaaacaCTTCCATTCTAAATAGACAAAAACATTCTTTATCTGCTACAGCTTTAATACAGCCGAATAATGTATTTAATGGTATTGACGATATTCAGAATATGGAGCCTAATGACCATAATACTACATCTAATGCCTTAGGTTCACCTGTACTGATTAATAAGCCAAGTGTACAAAGTTTAGACAGATTAGATCATGATACCCACCGctataatcaaaatactGATCCGGATACTCATAAATATGCTATACCTAACAACGTTATATCAGCCAAATCAATTGCCAATCAGTTGTTAACTGCTGGTAATAAGTTATCCAGTTCTTATCCGGTTAAAACACCACAAAGTGTTAAAACACCACAAAGTGTGGAAACGTTTAGCACGGATGATAAATCATTGAAACAACAGCGGCAAATAGATAATGGCGATACATCAGCAAGCGTTATCAGTAAACAAGGAAGTATAAAATCCAATATACCGCTTTTTGTTAAACCATCTGAATTTCATACGgttaaattaataattataagtACCATCTATAGAGCCACTCACAGTGGTGCCGGAACCTTAACTTCTTCAACGACAAATACAAGCAGCAACGATGATTATTGTAGTATTCTATTTAGTGTAGTAGATAATGAATCTAATAAAGAGATATTCAGATTCTATAAGAGTATTGATCAAATATATGAGTTGTCTGATAAATGGTTCAAGCCATATATggatattttatctttaccTCCATTACCTGAAAAGcagttatttaaaataaatttggtTGTCCCCAAGAAAGTTTGTGAGAGAAAGGAGAAACTAAcggattattttttaagtttgCTCGCCATACCATCTTTACCTCGTATTCCAGGTTTGAAGTTAGCTGAGTTTATGAGTACCGATACGGTAACCGATGTATTGGGCATGACTGCAGATTCTTCATTAAAAGAGGGCTGGTtattatttagaaaaaataaaacattgaGTTCTAGTGggaattggaaaataagATATGGGGTGATGAATGATGATGGCCAGATACTAAAATTGTATGATTACAATAACCTGAGTGAACAAATTAAATTGAGTCATTCCCACATTGAAATTCAACCGAATTTCCCAGATGAAAAGTATGGCACGGTTAACGGCTTTGTCATTAATGAACCTAAAAAATCGGGCTTGACTTCTAACAATAGGTATTATTTTAGTACGGAAACaaggaaagaaagagaaaattgGATAACAGTTTTAAGCAAGTATACTGAATTACCCAAAGTCTTGGATCCAGGTCCATCAATTTTGCCTACCCCAATGGCTTCTTTAGCAGTTAGTAGCAATAACATACGTAAAGATGATAGTACTAGTAGCATCAATAACAATCGTACTACACCTACGACAATGAgaagtaataataccaattcTAGCGCTATTACAAGTAACCCTGTGGCTGCAGGTGTAAATGGTCTCAAAAACAGATTTAGAAGCGGATCCTTATCTGCATTGGCGAAGAGACGTGAAATTGCCTATGAAGAAACATCTATAGTATCAACTAGCAGCGGTGTTCATAATAATTCTGGTACCGTAACCAATACCACATTTTCTTCTGTTTCTACCGATGATAGCAAAACAAGTGAAACAATTATTCCAAAGATTATAAGTTCCAGTTACCCCGATTTATCAGATTCTCAAATTACTGCTAGCTCAGCTAATACATCTAATTCCAACTCTATTACAACAACCCCTATTAATGCTGCAAACTCTTCCTCGGTGAGCACGACAACTACAAGTGTTAATTCGCCATCCGATCGTGATGTTAAGCGTAACAGAATAAGAAGCTTTTTCCCTTTCAAAAAAGTTATCACGCCAGAACCACAACAATTGCATCAACAGCTTACTGGCAATCCTTCTATTGGTACATCGAGTATACATACTAATGATAACGTTGAAAATACTGACAATGGTGCCAATCTATATGTTATACCTACATCACCACAACCATCTAATATTAGTGTTGACTCAAGTTCTTTGATGAATGGTATAATTACCCCTGTTACGAAGTTAGATAGTAATATGtccacaacaacaacaacaacagcaacaacaaataacaacaacaacaacaccaaTAGTAATCATAGCCATGGCAGCACCACTACTATTAATGGTAGTTTGactgttaataatataatttcaACCAGCACAACACCGTtgaaaaagagagaaaataTTGTTCCCAAATCGGAATTAACGTCACCATCACACTCGCCTTTACATAATAAACATGGATTGCCATATCACAATAGCAACGATAATAACAGTGGTTCAGCTTCTAGTAATATTAatcaagttttaaaatcGATGAACCTAGATTCTTCTTCAAACTCGTCACTGACTTCAAATACATTAAATACTGCAAaatctaatatttttggtaCAGATTTGtctttaactttaaaacaGTCATCCCACACATACCAAAAGGAATATGTTATTCCATCGGTTGTATATAGATGTTTAGAGTATCTGTACAAACATAATGCGTTAGAAGCAGAAGGTATTTTCAGAATAAGCGGATCCTCCCTGTCTATCAAACAATTGGAGGAGATTTTTGATCGCCAACATGATATGAATTTGTGTGAGCAGGGTGAAATAAGTGAAAATAATGTACATGTTGACATTAATGTTGTTACTGGTTTACttaagttattttttaggAAATTGCCACATTATATCTTTGGTgatgaaaattttgaatattttaaaacgGTTATAGATAAACATGGGATGGATAATGCTAAGGACGTCGCAATTAAATACAGAGATATTGTTCGGGAGCGGGTATTGAAGGAAAATTTCGATTTAATgaatgttttatttgaattaCTAGTTAATATTTGTCAGCAtagtaaaattaataagatGAACTTAAGGAATTTATGCATTGTTTTTTCGCCAACTTTGAATATACCAGTTAATATGTTACAACCATTTATTGTTGATTATTCATGTATCTTTCAAAACAAAGAACCTATAGAAAATTCCGAAAGAGAAAAGTTGGAATTAAATATTCCACAATTCCCACTTTAA